One genomic window of Streptomyces sp. WP-1 includes the following:
- the metH gene encoding methionine synthase gives MASLPTSPIADSRTRASALREALATRVVVADGAMGTMLQAQDPTLDDFQQLEGCNEILNLTRPDIVRSVHEAYFAVGVDCVETNTFGANHSALGEYDISDRVHELSEAGARVARESADAFTARDGRPRWVLGSMGPGTKLPTLGHAPYPVLRDAYQANAEGLIEGGADALLVETTQDLLQTKASVIGARSALAALGLDVPVIVSVTVETTGTMLLGSEIGAALTALEPLGIDMIGLNCATGPAEMSEHLRYLARNARIPLSCMPNAGLPVLGKDGAHYPLTAPELADAQETFVREYGLSLVGGCCGTTPEHLRQVVERVQGLTPPARDPRPEPGAASLYQSVPFRQDTSYLAIGERTNANGSKKFREAMLEARWDDCVEMAREQTREGAHMLDLCVDYVGRDGVADMAELAGRLATASTLPIVLDSTEVNVIEAGLERLGGRAVINSVNYEDGDGPESRFAKVTDLARRHGAALIALTIDEEGQARTVENKVAIAERLIADLTGNWGILESDILIDTLTFTICTGQEESRKDGVATIEAIRELKRRHPDVQTTLGLSNISFGLNPAARILLNSVFLDECVKAGLDSAIVHASKILPIARFSEEEVRTALDLIHDRRAEGYDPLQKLMQLFEGATAKSLKAGKAEELAALPLEERLKRRIIDGERNGLEADLDTALQDRPALDIVNETLLDGMKVVGELFGSGQMQLPFVLQSAEVMKAAVAHLEPHMEKSDADGKGTIVLATVRGDVHDIGKNLVDIILSNNGYNVVNLGIKQPVSAILEAAEEHRADVIGMSGLLVKSTVIMKENLEELNQRDLAGTYPVILGGAALTRAYVEQDLHEIYQGEVRYARDAFEGLRLMDALIGVKRGVPGAKLPELKQRRVRATAPVEVTERPEEGHVRSDVATDNPVPAPPFRGTRVIKGIQLKEYASWLDEGALFKGQWGLKQVRTGEGPSYEELVETEGRPRLRGLLDRLQTENLLEAAVVYGYFPCVSKDDDLIVLDEQGNERTRFTFPRQRRGRRLCLADFFRPEESGETDVVGFQVVTVGSRIGEETAKLFEANAYRDYLELHGLSVQLAEALAEYWHARVRTELGFGGEDPADIEDMFALKYRGARFSLGYGACPDLEDRGKIAALLEPERIGVHLSEEFQLHPEQSTDAIVIHHPEAKYFNAR, from the coding sequence ATGGCCTCGTTGCCAACGTCCCCTATCGCCGACAGCCGGACCCGTGCGTCCGCGCTCCGAGAGGCGCTCGCCACCCGCGTGGTGGTCGCCGACGGAGCCATGGGCACCATGCTCCAGGCCCAGGACCCGACCCTGGACGACTTCCAGCAGCTCGAGGGCTGCAACGAGATCCTCAATCTCACCCGCCCCGACATCGTCCGCTCGGTCCACGAGGCCTACTTCGCCGTCGGCGTCGACTGCGTCGAGACCAACACCTTCGGCGCCAACCACTCCGCCCTCGGCGAGTACGACATCTCCGACCGGGTCCACGAGCTGTCCGAGGCCGGCGCCCGGGTCGCCCGCGAGAGCGCCGACGCGTTCACCGCCCGCGACGGCCGCCCCCGCTGGGTCCTCGGCTCCATGGGCCCCGGCACCAAGCTGCCCACCCTCGGCCACGCGCCCTACCCCGTGCTGCGCGACGCCTATCAGGCGAACGCCGAGGGCCTGATCGAGGGCGGCGCCGACGCGCTCCTCGTGGAGACCACCCAGGACCTCCTCCAGACCAAGGCCTCGGTCATCGGCGCCCGCAGCGCCCTGGCCGCCCTCGGCCTGGACGTCCCGGTGATCGTCTCGGTCACCGTCGAGACCACCGGCACCATGCTCCTCGGCTCCGAGATCGGCGCGGCCCTCACCGCGCTCGAACCGCTCGGCATCGACATGATCGGCCTGAACTGCGCCACCGGCCCGGCCGAGATGAGCGAGCACCTGCGCTACCTCGCCCGCAACGCCCGCATCCCGCTGTCCTGCATGCCGAACGCCGGTCTGCCCGTCCTCGGCAAGGACGGCGCGCACTACCCGCTGACCGCCCCCGAGCTGGCCGACGCCCAGGAGACCTTCGTCCGCGAGTACGGCCTCTCGCTCGTCGGCGGCTGCTGCGGTACGACCCCCGAGCACCTGCGCCAGGTCGTGGAGCGCGTCCAGGGCCTGACCCCGCCGGCCCGCGACCCGCGCCCCGAGCCGGGCGCCGCGTCGCTGTACCAGTCGGTGCCGTTCCGGCAGGACACCTCGTATCTGGCGATCGGTGAGCGGACGAACGCGAACGGGTCGAAGAAGTTCCGTGAGGCGATGCTGGAGGCCCGCTGGGACGACTGTGTGGAGATGGCGCGGGAGCAGACCCGCGAGGGCGCGCACATGCTCGACCTGTGTGTGGACTACGTGGGCCGCGACGGCGTCGCCGACATGGCGGAGCTGGCCGGACGCCTCGCGACGGCGTCGACGCTGCCGATCGTGCTGGACTCCACCGAGGTGAACGTCATCGAGGCCGGTCTGGAGCGCCTGGGCGGGCGCGCGGTGATCAACTCGGTGAACTACGAGGACGGTGACGGCCCCGAGTCCCGCTTCGCGAAGGTCACCGACCTCGCCCGCCGCCACGGCGCCGCGCTGATCGCGCTGACGATCGACGAGGAGGGCCAGGCCCGCACGGTCGAGAACAAGGTCGCGATCGCCGAGCGCCTGATCGCGGATCTGACCGGCAACTGGGGCATCCTGGAGTCGGACATCCTGATCGACACCCTGACGTTCACGATCTGCACGGGTCAGGAGGAGTCCCGCAAGGACGGTGTCGCCACGATCGAGGCGATCCGGGAGCTGAAGCGCCGCCACCCGGACGTGCAGACCACACTGGGCCTGTCGAACATCTCCTTCGGCCTGAACCCGGCCGCCCGCATCCTGCTCAACAGCGTCTTCCTGGACGAGTGCGTCAAGGCGGGCCTGGACTCGGCGATCGTGCACGCCTCGAAGATCCTCCCCATCGCGCGTTTCAGCGAGGAGGAGGTGCGGACGGCGCTCGACCTGATCCACGACCGGCGCGCCGAGGGCTACGACCCCCTCCAGAAGCTCATGCAGCTGTTCGAGGGGGCGACGGCGAAGTCGCTGAAGGCGGGCAAGGCCGAGGAGCTGGCCGCGCTGCCGCTGGAGGAGCGTCTCAAGCGGCGGATCATCGACGGTGAACGCAACGGCCTGGAGGCCGACCTGGACACCGCGCTCCAGGACCGTCCCGCCCTCGACATCGTCAACGAGACGCTGCTGGACGGGATGAAGGTCGTCGGTGAGCTGTTCGGCTCGGGGCAGATGCAGCTGCCGTTCGTGCTCCAGTCCGCCGAGGTGATGAAGGCCGCGGTCGCCCACCTCGAACCCCACATGGAGAAGTCCGACGCGGACGGCAAGGGCACCATCGTGCTGGCCACCGTGCGCGGCGACGTCCATGACATCGGCAAGAACCTCGTCGACATCATCCTGTCGAACAACGGCTACAACGTCGTCAACCTGGGCATCAAACAGCCCGTCTCCGCGATCCTGGAGGCCGCCGAGGAACACCGCGCCGACGTGATCGGGATGTCCGGGCTGCTGGTGAAGTCCACGGTGATCATGAAGGAGAACCTGGAAGAGCTCAACCAGCGCGACCTGGCGGGCACGTACCCCGTCATCCTCGGCGGTGCCGCCCTCACCCGCGCCTACGTCGAACAGGACCTCCACGAGATCTACCAGGGCGAGGTCCGCTACGCCCGCGACGCCTTCGAGGGCCTGCGCCTCATGGACGCCCTCATCGGCGTCAAACGCGGCGTCCCCGGCGCCAAACTGCCCGAGCTGAAGCAGCGCCGGGTCCGCGCCACGGCCCCCGTCGAGGTGACCGAACGCCCGGAGGAGGGGCACGTCCGCTCCGACGTCGCCACCGACAACCCCGTGCCCGCCCCGCCGTTCCGGGGCACCCGCGTCATCAAGGGAATCCAGCTCAAGGAGTACGCCTCCTGGCTGGACGAGGGCGCCCTCTTCAAGGGCCAGTGGGGGCTGAAGCAGGTCCGTACCGGCGAGGGACCGTCGTACGAGGAACTGGTCGAGACCGAGGGCCGGCCCCGGCTGCGCGGACTCCTCGACCGGCTCCAGACCGAGAACCTGCTCGAAGCGGCCGTGGTCTACGGCTACTTCCCGTGCGTGTCCAAGGACGACGACCTCATCGTCCTGGACGAACAGGGCAACGAGCGCACCCGGTTCACCTTCCCCCGCCAGCGCCGCGGCCGCCGCCTGTGCCTGGCCGACTTCTTCCGCCCGGAGGAATCCGGCGAGACCGACGTCGTCGGCTTCCAGGTCGTCACCGTCGGCTCCCGGATCGGCGAGGAGACGGCCAAGCTGTTCGAGGCCAACGCCTACCGCGACTACCTCGAACTGCACGGCCTGTCCGTCCAGCTGGCCGAGGCCCTCGCCGAGTACTGGCACGCACGGGTGCGCACCGAACTCGGATTCGGCGGCGAGGACCCCGCCGACATCGAGGACATGTTCGCCCTGAAGTACCGCGGCGCCCGCTTCTCCCTCGGCTACGGCGCCTGCCCGGACCTGGAGGACCGCGGCAAGATCGCGGCCCTGCTGGAGCCCGAGCGGATCGGCGTCCACCTCTCCGAGGAGTTCCAGCTGCACCCCGAGCAGTCCACGGACGCCATCGTGATCCACCACCCGGAGGCGAAGTACTTCAACGCCCGCTGA
- a CDS encoding HAD family phosphatase gives MTSTVPALGTRSAEGSALQAVLLDMDGTLVDTEGFWWDVEVEVFAALGHTLDDSWKHVVVGGPMTRSAGFLIEATGADITLAELSVLLNDGFEARISTGLPLKPGAARLLAELHQHRIPTALVSASHRRIIDRVLAVLGPHHFGLTIAGDEVSRTKPFPDPYLLAAGGLGAHPARCAVVEDTATGVAAAEAAGCHVVAVPSLAPIGPAERRTVVSSLEHVDLAFLRGLMTEMP, from the coding sequence ATGACCAGCACGGTCCCCGCGCTCGGAACCCGTTCGGCCGAAGGTTCCGCACTGCAAGCGGTCCTCCTCGACATGGACGGCACCCTGGTGGACACCGAGGGCTTCTGGTGGGACGTCGAGGTGGAGGTCTTCGCCGCCCTCGGCCACACCCTGGACGACTCCTGGAAGCACGTCGTGGTCGGCGGCCCGATGACCCGCAGCGCCGGCTTCCTCATCGAGGCCACCGGCGCCGACATCACCCTCGCCGAACTCAGCGTCCTGCTCAACGACGGCTTCGAGGCCCGCATCAGCACCGGCCTGCCCCTCAAACCCGGCGCCGCCCGGCTGCTCGCCGAACTGCACCAGCACCGCATCCCCACCGCCCTGGTCTCCGCCTCCCACCGGCGCATCATCGACCGCGTCCTCGCCGTCCTCGGCCCGCACCACTTCGGCCTGACCATCGCCGGCGACGAGGTCAGCCGCACCAAGCCCTTCCCCGACCCCTACCTCCTCGCCGCCGGCGGACTCGGCGCCCACCCCGCCCGATGCGCCGTCGTCGAGGACACCGCCACCGGCGTCGCCGCCGCCGAGGCCGCCGGCTGCCACGTCGTCGCCGTACCCTCCCTCGCCCCCATCGGCCCGGCCGAACGACGCACCGTCGTCTCCTCCCTCGAACACGTCGACCTCGCATTTCTGCGCGGCCTGATGACGGAAATGCCCTAG
- a CDS encoding ABC transporter substrate-binding protein, protein MNRKTLVLPAVAGLLTPVLAACGGSGSGSKGGDAIVVGTTDRFTVTKDAPAPVDPAYAYDVGSWNLLRQTVQTLMAEPKGEGDPVPDAAESCGFTDSGSERYACKLREGLTFANGDPVTAQDVKFSIERALHLKADSGVSSLLNTIDTIETQGDREIVFHLKTADATFPYKLSTPVAGILDPKDYPKGSLRDGFHLDGSGPYTFQAEVKGNALVSVTFTKNPHYKGAQTVNNNKVVVRSFADADAMGAAIDKGDIDVMTRTMSPAQIQKLDSGSDDNVDLVDMPGLEIRYLAFNTNAPTVKSKAVRQAMAQLINRGELVSKVYGTEAEPLYSLVPATVTGHSNSFFNKYGNPSAAKAKNLLAKAGITTPVKLTLHYTTDHYGTATKQEFEVLQKQLNDSGLFDVTIQGHPWDTFRPAEEKGQYDVYGMGWFPDFPDADNFLAPFLDKDNFLNSPYSNSDIQRNLIPQSRRDANRLSAADSLTKIQDTVAEDVPVLPLWQGKQYIAARDDITGVAYAVNSSSTLQLWELGRGVSG, encoded by the coding sequence ATGAACCGCAAGACTCTGGTGCTGCCGGCGGTGGCCGGCCTGCTCACCCCGGTCCTCGCCGCGTGCGGCGGATCCGGCAGCGGGAGCAAGGGCGGCGACGCCATCGTCGTCGGCACCACGGACCGGTTCACCGTCACCAAGGACGCCCCCGCGCCCGTCGACCCGGCCTACGCCTACGACGTCGGCAGCTGGAACCTGCTGCGGCAGACCGTCCAGACCCTCATGGCCGAGCCCAAGGGCGAGGGCGACCCGGTCCCGGACGCCGCCGAAAGCTGCGGCTTCACCGACAGCGGCAGCGAACGCTACGCCTGCAAGCTGCGCGAGGGCCTCACGTTCGCCAACGGCGACCCGGTGACCGCCCAGGACGTCAAGTTCTCCATCGAACGCGCCCTGCACCTCAAGGCCGACAGCGGTGTCTCCTCGCTGCTGAACACCATCGACACCATCGAGACGCAGGGCGACCGCGAGATCGTCTTCCACCTCAAGACGGCCGACGCCACCTTCCCCTACAAGCTGTCCACCCCGGTCGCGGGCATCCTCGACCCCAAGGACTACCCCAAGGGCTCCCTGCGCGACGGCTTCCACCTGGACGGCTCCGGCCCGTACACCTTCCAGGCCGAGGTCAAGGGCAACGCTCTCGTCAGCGTGACCTTCACCAAGAACCCCCACTACAAGGGGGCCCAGACGGTGAACAACAACAAGGTCGTGGTCCGCTCCTTCGCCGATGCCGACGCCATGGGCGCCGCCATCGACAAGGGTGACATCGACGTCATGACCCGTACCATGTCGCCCGCCCAGATCCAGAAGCTGGACTCCGGCAGCGACGACAACGTCGACCTCGTCGACATGCCGGGCCTCGAAATCCGCTACCTCGCCTTCAACACCAACGCCCCCACGGTGAAGTCCAAGGCCGTACGCCAGGCCATGGCCCAGCTCATCAACCGCGGCGAACTGGTCTCCAAGGTCTACGGCACCGAGGCCGAGCCGCTGTACTCGCTCGTCCCCGCCACCGTCACCGGGCACTCCAACTCGTTCTTCAACAAGTACGGCAACCCCAGCGCCGCCAAGGCCAAGAACCTGCTCGCCAAGGCCGGCATCACCACCCCGGTGAAGCTGACCCTGCACTACACGACCGACCACTACGGCACGGCCACCAAGCAGGAGTTCGAGGTCCTCCAGAAGCAGCTCAACGACAGCGGCCTGTTCGACGTCACCATCCAGGGCCACCCCTGGGACACCTTCCGCCCCGCCGAGGAGAAGGGCCAGTACGACGTCTACGGCATGGGCTGGTTCCCCGACTTCCCCGACGCCGACAACTTCCTCGCGCCGTTCCTCGACAAGGACAACTTCCTCAACTCGCCGTACTCCAACAGCGACATCCAGCGGAACCTGATCCCGCAGTCCCGCCGCGACGCCAACCGGCTCTCCGCCGCGGACAGCCTGACCAAGATCCAGGACACCGTCGCCGAGGACGTCCCGGTCCTCCCGCTGTGGCAGGGCAAGCAGTACATCGCCGCCCGCGACGACATCACGGGCGTCGCCTACGCCGTCAACTCCTCCTCCACGCTCCAGCTCTGGGAGCTCGGCCGGGGTGTGAGCGGCTGA
- a CDS encoding response regulator transcription factor, translated as MAIRVLLVDDQPLLRTGFRMILEAEQDLAVVGEAGDGLQALDQVRALQPDVVLMDIRMPRMDGVEATRQISGPERNGPAKVLVLTTFDLDEYVVEALRAGASGFLLKDAPADELVQAIRVVAGGEAMLAPSITRRLLDKYATHLPSGEEPVPDTLHTLTDREVEVLKLVARGLSNAEIAADLFVSETTVKTHVGHVLTKLGLRDRVQAAVYAYESGLVRPGAQ; from the coding sequence GTGGCCATCCGCGTCCTACTGGTCGACGACCAGCCCCTGCTGCGTACGGGTTTCCGGATGATCCTGGAGGCCGAGCAGGATCTCGCGGTCGTGGGCGAGGCCGGTGACGGCCTCCAGGCTCTCGATCAGGTGCGGGCTCTGCAGCCGGACGTCGTGCTGATGGACATCCGTATGCCGCGGATGGACGGGGTGGAGGCGACCCGGCAGATCAGCGGTCCGGAGCGGAACGGCCCGGCGAAGGTGCTGGTGCTGACCACCTTCGACCTGGACGAGTACGTGGTGGAGGCGCTGCGCGCCGGTGCCAGCGGCTTCCTGCTCAAGGACGCGCCGGCGGACGAGCTGGTGCAGGCGATCCGGGTGGTGGCGGGCGGCGAGGCGATGCTGGCGCCGAGCATCACGCGCCGGCTGCTGGACAAGTACGCGACGCATCTGCCCTCGGGCGAGGAGCCGGTTCCGGACACCCTGCACACGCTCACGGACCGTGAGGTGGAGGTGCTGAAGCTGGTGGCGCGGGGGCTGTCCAACGCGGAGATCGCGGCCGATCTGTTCGTCAGCGAGACGACCGTCAAGACGCATGTCGGGCATGTGCTGACCAAGCTGGGGCTGCGGGACCGGGTACAGGCGGCGGTGTACGCGTACGAGAGCGGTCTGGTGCGTCCCGGCGCGCAGTAG
- a CDS encoding PD-(D/E)XK nuclease family protein yields the protein MDTSFEEAGAAASGPEPTDPPAADAPTRAVAADAVVTDATAADTVAGETPALVAVPSPSAAPDAVAAPIPSPTEAAEAAGPIELTETGAAAASTGATAAIRSAAPVPRPAAAPTSLSPSRAGDFMQCPLLYRFRVIDRLPEKPSEAATRGTLVHAVLERLFDAPAGERTAPRARALVPGQWDRLRESRPELAELFADDPDGQRLARWLGEAERLVERWFTLEDPTRLEPAERELFVEAELESGPRLRGIIDRVDVAPTGEVRIVDYKTGKAPRPEYAEGALFQMKFYALVVWRLKGVVPRRLQLVYLGSGEVRTYDPVLADLERVERRLRALWDAIREATESGDWRPRPTKLCGWCDHQAHCPEFGGTPPPYPLPVRVRESGAVAQGRMGAD from the coding sequence ATGGACACCAGCTTCGAGGAGGCGGGAGCCGCGGCGAGCGGTCCCGAGCCGACGGATCCGCCCGCGGCGGACGCGCCGACCCGCGCCGTGGCGGCGGACGCCGTGGTCACGGACGCTACGGCGGCGGACACCGTGGCCGGGGAGACGCCCGCCCTCGTGGCCGTACCGAGCCCCTCGGCCGCGCCGGACGCCGTAGCCGCGCCGATCCCCTCGCCCACCGAAGCCGCCGAAGCCGCCGGGCCCATTGAGCTCACCGAGACCGGCGCAGCCGCTGCATCCACCGGAGCCACCGCCGCCATCCGCTCCGCGGCGCCCGTCCCCCGTCCCGCCGCCGCTCCCACCTCGCTCTCCCCCTCCCGCGCCGGTGACTTCATGCAGTGTCCGCTGCTGTACCGGTTCCGGGTGATCGACCGGCTGCCGGAGAAGCCGAGCGAGGCGGCGACGCGGGGCACGCTGGTGCACGCGGTGCTTGAGCGGTTGTTCGACGCGCCCGCCGGGGAGCGGACCGCGCCGCGGGCCAGGGCGCTGGTGCCGGGCCAGTGGGACCGGCTGCGCGAGAGCCGCCCGGAGCTGGCGGAGCTGTTCGCGGACGATCCGGACGGGCAGCGGCTGGCGCGCTGGCTGGGCGAGGCCGAGCGACTGGTGGAGCGCTGGTTCACGCTGGAGGACCCGACGCGGCTGGAGCCCGCCGAGCGGGAGCTGTTCGTGGAGGCCGAGCTGGAGTCGGGGCCCCGGCTGCGCGGCATCATCGACCGGGTGGACGTGGCGCCGACCGGCGAGGTGCGGATCGTCGACTACAAGACGGGCAAGGCACCGCGGCCGGAGTACGCCGAGGGCGCGCTGTTCCAGATGAAGTTCTACGCGCTGGTGGTGTGGCGGCTGAAGGGTGTCGTACCGCGCCGGCTCCAGCTGGTGTACCTCGGCAGCGGCGAGGTGCGGACGTACGATCCGGTGCTCGCCGACCTGGAGCGGGTGGAGCGCAGGCTGCGCGCGCTGTGGGACGCGATCCGGGAGGCCACGGAGAGCGGTGACTGGCGGCCGCGGCCGACGAAGCTGTGCGGCTGGTGCGATCACCAGGCGCACTGCCCGGAGTTCGGGGGCACTCCCCCGCCGTATCCGCTGCCGGTGAGGGTGCGGGAGTCGGGCGCTGTGGCGCAGGGCAGAATGGGCGCGGACTAG
- a CDS encoding site-2 protease family protein encodes MDVSGASGQPRSGDDQPTDHPAVPTPPPPAPEAPAPTEDGPDTDTAATGAPDSNTSDSNTSGSEAARPEDPEGETPDTAGPPAPDTETHETHRTLAHTEPPTGPAPGMARGEPPRPPKEPGGGILMGRPFGVPVYVAPSWFLVAALITWVFGGQLDRVLPELGAARYLVSLFFAVAFYASVLVHELAHTVAAIRFKLPVRRIQLQFFGGVSEIEKEAETPGREFVLAFVGPLLSLVLAGLFYLAMKPVQPGTVPGVLLAGLMVSNLIVAAFNLLPGLPLDGGRMLRAVVWKITGKPMSGTVAAAWVGRALAVAVLVGLPLLNSSGTFGGGTENTNGMDTVTDALLAAILAAIIWTGAGNSLRMARLREHLPDLRARTLTRRAVPVETDTPLSEALRRANAAGARALVVVDADGRPLSLVRESAIVGVPEHRRPWVPVSSLAQDLTDDMRVSAELSGEELLDALRAAPATEYLVVENTGEIYGVLSAADVERAFVKAMARPSQ; translated from the coding sequence GTGGACGTGAGCGGCGCGAGCGGGCAGCCGCGGTCCGGCGACGATCAGCCGACCGACCACCCCGCAGTCCCAACGCCCCCGCCGCCGGCCCCCGAGGCCCCGGCACCGACGGAAGACGGCCCCGACACGGACACCGCCGCCACCGGCGCCCCCGACTCGAACACCTCGGACTCGAACACCTCCGGCTCCGAAGCCGCCCGCCCCGAGGACCCCGAGGGCGAGACGCCCGACACCGCCGGGCCGCCCGCGCCGGACACCGAGACACACGAGACCCACCGCACCCTCGCCCACACCGAACCCCCCACCGGCCCCGCCCCCGGCATGGCCAGGGGCGAACCCCCGCGGCCCCCCAAGGAGCCCGGCGGCGGCATCCTCATGGGACGCCCCTTCGGCGTACCCGTGTACGTCGCGCCGAGCTGGTTCCTCGTCGCCGCCCTGATCACCTGGGTGTTCGGCGGACAACTCGACCGGGTCCTGCCCGAGCTGGGCGCCGCCCGGTACCTCGTCTCCCTGTTCTTCGCGGTCGCCTTCTACGCCTCCGTACTCGTCCACGAACTCGCCCACACCGTCGCCGCGATCCGCTTCAAGCTCCCCGTCCGCCGCATCCAGCTCCAGTTCTTCGGCGGCGTCTCCGAGATCGAGAAGGAAGCCGAGACACCCGGCCGGGAATTCGTCCTGGCCTTCGTCGGCCCGCTGCTCTCCCTCGTCCTCGCCGGACTCTTCTACCTCGCCATGAAGCCCGTGCAGCCCGGCACCGTCCCCGGCGTCCTCCTCGCCGGCCTCATGGTCTCCAACCTCATCGTCGCCGCCTTCAACCTGCTCCCCGGCCTTCCCCTCGACGGCGGCCGCATGCTCCGCGCCGTCGTCTGGAAGATCACCGGCAAACCCATGAGCGGCACCGTCGCCGCCGCCTGGGTCGGCCGCGCCCTCGCCGTCGCCGTCCTCGTCGGACTGCCCCTGCTGAACTCCTCGGGCACCTTCGGCGGTGGCACCGAGAACACCAACGGCATGGACACCGTCACCGACGCCCTGCTCGCCGCGATCCTCGCCGCGATCATCTGGACCGGCGCCGGCAACAGCCTGCGCATGGCCAGGCTCCGCGAACACCTCCCCGACCTGCGTGCCCGCACCCTCACCCGCCGCGCCGTACCCGTCGAGACCGACACCCCCCTCTCCGAGGCCCTGCGCCGTGCCAACGCCGCCGGCGCCCGCGCCCTCGTCGTCGTCGACGCCGACGGCCGCCCCCTCTCCCTGGTCCGCGAATCCGCCATCGTCGGCGTACCGGAACACCGCCGCCCCTGGGTCCCCGTCAGCAGCCTCGCCCAGGACCTCACCGACGACATGCGCGTCTCCGCCGAACTGTCCGGCGAAGAACTCCTCGACGCCCTGCGCGCCGCCCCCGCCACCGAATACCTCGTCGTCGAGAACACCGGCGAGATCTACGGCGTCCTCTCCGCCGCCGACGTGGAACGCGCCTTCGTCAAGGCCATGGCCCGCCCGAGCCAGTGA
- a CDS encoding tRNA (adenine-N1)-methyltransferase has protein sequence MSEPTGAARRRGPFKVGDQVQLTDPKGRHYTFTLEAGKNFHTHKGSFPHDELIGAPEGSVVRTTGNVAYLALRPLLPDYVLSMPRGAAVVYPKDAGQILAFADIFPGARVVEAGVGSGSLSSFLLRAIGDQGMLHSYERRDDFADIARQNVERYFGGPHPAWQLTVGDLQDNLSDTDVDRVILDMLAPWECLEAVSKALVPGGILCCYVATTTQLARTVESIREIGCFNEPTAWESMIRNWHIEGLAVRPDHRMIGHTGFLLTARRLADGVEPPMRRRRPAKGAYGEDYAGPNADGGTAR, from the coding sequence ATGTCCGAACCGACCGGTGCCGCCCGCAGGCGCGGGCCCTTCAAGGTCGGGGACCAGGTACAGCTGACCGACCCCAAGGGCCGCCACTACACGTTCACGCTCGAAGCCGGAAAGAACTTCCACACCCACAAGGGTTCCTTCCCGCACGACGAACTGATCGGTGCTCCCGAGGGCAGCGTTGTCCGCACCACCGGCAACGTGGCCTACCTCGCGCTGCGCCCCCTGCTCCCCGACTACGTCCTGTCCATGCCCCGCGGGGCAGCCGTCGTCTACCCGAAGGACGCGGGGCAGATCCTCGCCTTCGCCGACATCTTCCCCGGCGCCCGCGTCGTGGAGGCAGGCGTCGGCTCCGGCTCCCTCAGCAGCTTCCTGCTGCGAGCCATCGGCGACCAGGGCATGCTGCACTCCTACGAGCGCCGCGACGACTTCGCCGACATCGCCCGGCAGAACGTCGAACGCTACTTCGGCGGCCCCCACCCCGCCTGGCAGCTCACCGTCGGAGACCTCCAGGACAACCTGTCCGACACCGACGTCGACCGCGTCATCCTCGACATGCTCGCCCCCTGGGAATGCCTCGAAGCCGTCTCCAAGGCACTCGTCCCCGGCGGCATCCTGTGCTGCTACGTGGCCACCACCACCCAGCTCGCGCGCACCGTGGAATCCATCCGCGAGATCGGCTGCTTCAACGAGCCGACCGCCTGGGAGAGCATGATCCGCAACTGGCACATCGAGGGCCTCGCCGTCCGCCCCGACCACCGCATGATCGGCCACACCGGCTTCCTGCTCACCGCCCGCCGCCTCGCCGACGGCGTCGAGCCCCCCATGCGCCGCCGCCGCCCCGCCAAGGGCGCCTACGGCGAGGACTACGCGGGACCCAACGCCGACGGCGGCACCGCCCGCTGA
- a CDS encoding ferredoxin, which translates to MTVQQEAPAGEALEVWIDQDLCTGDGICVQYAPEVFELDIDGLAYVKGADDELLQEAGAVTPVPLPLLTDVVDSARECPGECIHVRRVLDRVEVYGPDAE; encoded by the coding sequence GTGACCGTGCAGCAGGAGGCCCCGGCCGGTGAGGCGCTGGAGGTGTGGATCGACCAGGACCTGTGTACCGGCGATGGGATCTGTGTCCAGTACGCCCCGGAGGTGTTCGAGCTGGACATCGACGGTCTGGCCTATGTGAAGGGCGCGGACGACGAGCTGCTTCAGGAGGCGGGGGCGGTGACGCCGGTGCCGTTGCCGTTGCTCACGGATGTGGTGGATTCGGCCAGGGAGTGTCCTGGTGAGTGCATCCATGTGCGCAGGGTTCTGGACAGGGTGGAGGTGTACGGTCCGGACGCGGAGTGA